A window from Dama dama isolate Ldn47 chromosome 11, ASM3311817v1, whole genome shotgun sequence encodes these proteins:
- the FHL2 gene encoding four and a half LIM domains protein 2 produces the protein MTERFDCHHCEDSLFGRKYVLREEQPYCVACFEALFASTCEECGKLIGCDCKDLSYKDRHWHEACFHCSRCRGSLVDKPFAAKEDQLLCAECYSQEYSSRCQECKKSIMPGTRKMEYKGSSWHETCFICHRCQQPIGTKSFIPKDSENFCVPCYERQYALQCVQCKKPITTGGVTYREQPWHRECFVCTACKKPLSGQRFTSRDEFAYCLGCFCDLYAKKCAGCANPISGLGGTKYISFEERQWHNDCFNCKKCSLSLVGRGFLTERDDILCPDCGKDI, from the exons ATGACGGAGCGCTTTGACTGCCACCACTGCGAGGACTCGCTCTTTGGCAGGAAGTACGTACTTCGGGAGGAGCAGCCCTACTGTGTGGCCTGCTTCGAGGCCCTGTTCGCCAGCACCTGTGAGGAGTGTGGGAAGTTGATCGGCTGTGACTGCAAG GACTTGTCTTACAAGGACCGGCATTGGCACGAGGCCTGTTTCCATTGCTCTCGGTGCCGGGGCTCCCTGGTGGACAAGCCGTTCGCTGCCAAGGAGGACCAGCTGCTCTGCGCTGAGTGCTACTCTCAGGAGTACTCGTCACGATGCCAGGAGTGCAAGAAGAGCATCATGCCAG GCACCCGCAAGATGGAGTACAAGGGCAGCAGCTGGCACGAGACCTGCTTCATCTGCCACCGCTGCCAGCAGCCCATCGGAACCAAGAGCTTCATCCCAAAGGACAGCGAGAACTTCTGCGTGCCCTGCTATGAGAGGCAGTAcgccctgcagtgcgtgcagtgCAAGAAG CCCATCACCACCGGGGGCGTCACGTACCGGGAGCAGCCCTGGCATCGCGAGTGCTTCGTGTGCACCGCCTGCAAGAAGCCCCTGTCGGGCCAGCGCTTCACGTCCCGCGACGAGTTCGCCTACTGCCTGGGCTGCTTCTGCGACCTGTACGCCAAGAAGTGCGCCGGCTGCGCCAACCCCATCAGCG GCCTGGGCGGTACCAAGTACATCTCCTTCGAGGAACGGCAGTGGCACAACGACTGCTTCAACTGCAAGAAGTGCTCGCTGTCGCTGGTGGGCCGAGGCTTCCTCACGGAGAGGGACGACATCCTGTGCCCCGACTGCGGGAAGGACATCTGA
- the C11H2orf49 gene encoding ashwin, which yields MAGDVGGRSCTDSELLLHPELLSQEFLLLTLEQKNITVENDMRVNKDSLTDLYVQHAIPLPQRDLPRNRWGKMMEKKREQHEIKNETKRSSPADGLRKRPLIVFDGSSTSTSIKVKKTENGDNDRLRPPPQASATSNAFRKLSDSSSSVSPLVLSSNLPVNNKVAHSNSDTRQDHDFRHRRSPPGPAKSPPPSPVGATPVKLKRAAPKEEAEATINLKPPEAKRKIQHVTWP from the exons ATGGCGGGGGATGTGGGCGGTCGCAGCTGCACGGATTCGGAGCTGCTGCTGCACCCGGAGTTGCTGTCCCAGGAGTTCCTTCTCCTCACCCTGGAGCAG AAGAACATAACTGTTGAAAATGACATGAGAGTAAACAAAGACAGTCTGACAGACCTTTATGTTCAGCATGCAATACCACTGCCTCAGAGAGATTTGCCAAggaatagatgggggaaaatgatggaaaagaagagagaacaaCACGAGataaaaaatgagacaaaaag GAGTAGCCCTGCAGATGGGTTGCGGAAAAGACCTCTCATTGTGTTTGATGGAAGTTCAACAAGTACAAGCATAAAAGTGAAGAAGACGGAGAACGGGGATAATGACCGGCTCAGGCCCCCGCCCCAGGCGAGCGCTACCAGTAATGCCTTTAGAAAATTGTCAGATTCCTCTTCAAGTGTCTCACCCCTAGTTTTGTCTTCCAACTTGCCTGTGAACAATAAAGTGGCGCACAGTAATAGTGACACTAGACAGGACCACGACTTCAGGCACAGGAGGAGTCCTCCGGGCCCTGCGAAGTCGCCGCCGCCGTCGCCAGTGGGAGCCACTCCCGTGAAGTTAAAGCGAGCTGCCCCCAAGGAGGAGGCCGAGGCCACG ATTAACCTGAAGCCCCCAGAAGCCAAGAGGAAGATACAGCATGTGACATGGCCGTGA